From a single Bacteroidia bacterium genomic region:
- a CDS encoding acetyltransferase: MANEVIIIGAGGLGREALMTLREHNRHNLSDNGPLNFLGFVADSGEKNIHNEPVLGDDIWAFANLSRHIRFVVAIGNPTRRRKVAEKYIQAGFEPFRLIHPSAITSEYVHLGLGAIVLPGAVLTTDIRTGIFTLINPRVSLAHDVVTGDFVTLGPGAIICGEVVVEAEVEIGAGAVVLPRLTLGKGCLLGAGAVATRNLEPGKTYIGIPARPMFAKLSGTP, encoded by the coding sequence ATGGCAAATGAAGTAATCATAATTGGTGCAGGGGGGCTGGGACGAGAGGCTCTGATGACATTGCGGGAGCACAACCGCCATAATCTCTCTGACAACGGTCCTTTGAATTTTCTGGGCTTTGTCGCTGATTCCGGTGAAAAAAATATTCACAATGAACCAGTTCTTGGCGACGATATATGGGCATTTGCCAATCTTTCCCGCCATATCCGTTTTGTCGTAGCTATCGGCAATCCCACCCGCCGCAGGAAAGTAGCTGAAAAGTATATACAGGCAGGTTTTGAACCTTTTCGCCTTATTCACCCTTCGGCCATTACTTCAGAATATGTGCATCTGGGCCTGGGCGCCATTGTATTGCCCGGCGCCGTGCTGACGACAGATATAAGAACAGGCATTTTTACCCTTATCAATCCCCGTGTTTCACTGGCGCATGACGTGGTAACAGGGGATTTTGTCACCCTGGGGCCGGGTGCAATCATCTGTGGGGAAGTGGTGGTCGAAGCAGAGGTGGAAATCGGCGCAGGGGCTGTTGTTTTACCTCGTCTGACTTTAGGGAAGGGCTGTTTGCTGGGCGCCGGTGCTGTTGCTACACGCAATCTGGAACCCGGAAAAACATATATCGGCATTCCCGCGCGTCCGATGTTTGCAAAGCTCTCAGGTACGCCGTAA
- a CDS encoding PKD domain-containing protein, producing MKNFLRFLGAHIVLVFSVAMVTAQPISSYVVSPTPVLECNNTQVTINGFLPCGNATIQGTGHTIVGSTLYVDVFILQPFICLPVILPYSVTEIVGTIPAGNYTITIRYFENGLNLASMSGPLNVISCCTVNANFTASSLTGCPGDSLTFTANDPSLSSYSWTVGGNVIGTSSVAGFTFPSTGSSTVSLTAGNGACTASTSKTVNITQPQLSFGQVNIESCPGTQNGSIDLQVTGGIAPYTYAWSNGSTTQDLTQLSAGTYTVTVTDNLGCTAIDSVTVGAGTPVVADFTSSAFIKLCKGESATFTSTGTGAVQYNWTSNGTLFNQNAVANYTFADTGLYTIMLVAANVTCSDSASQTFLVSEPVLSASTTDETCNGTLDGGIDLTASSGISPYTFSWSNGSTSEDLSQIGAGDYIVTVTDSLGCSRTDTFTVGSAIGVVAQFNASGSGSVCPGDTLDFTNTSTAGTTALWLSDGIPFSSTTDASFVFPDSGSTTISLIVNLLTCADTATTTFTINEAPSVVAQLTGETCPESEDGAIDLNLTGGVGPFSFEWSTGDVTEDISSLGAGDYALRLSFGPSCKWTDTFEIVTLGGVSAAYNYQVLTTGIQFTDMSDTTTTTWAWDFGDGLGTSNVPDPFYEYALKGDYQVCLTVTDRFGCADTLCEIITYTAGIDGRELLNIKGYPNPVQREYWLDLSSISGKPVQIRLYDLAGRLVMSREETAGYLTKLYLGTLSSGTYQLLLLTDQGYFETRISKE from the coding sequence ATGAAGAACTTTTTACGTTTTTTGGGCGCGCATATCGTGCTGGTTTTTTCCGTAGCTATGGTTACCGCTCAGCCCATTAGCAGTTATGTAGTTTCTCCGACACCTGTACTGGAGTGCAACAATACCCAGGTTACGATCAATGGTTTTTTGCCCTGTGGAAATGCTACTATTCAGGGAACAGGCCATACGATTGTCGGAAGCACGCTGTATGTAGATGTATTCATCCTGCAACCATTTATTTGTCTGCCGGTAATTCTGCCTTACAGTGTCACGGAAATCGTAGGTACAATACCTGCGGGGAATTACACAATAACCATCAGATATTTTGAGAATGGATTGAATCTTGCCTCTATGAGCGGGCCTCTGAATGTAATATCATGCTGTACTGTCAACGCCAATTTTACCGCCAGCAGCCTTACCGGTTGCCCGGGAGACAGTCTGACCTTTACGGCTAATGACCCTTCACTATCCAGTTACTCATGGACTGTCGGAGGAAATGTGATTGGTACCAGTTCTGTGGCAGGGTTTACTTTTCCTTCAACAGGTTCTTCTACCGTTTCGCTTACAGCAGGAAACGGCGCATGTACCGCCTCTACTTCCAAAACGGTCAATATCACCCAGCCGCAACTTTCATTTGGCCAGGTGAATATCGAGAGTTGCCCCGGTACGCAAAACGGAAGCATTGACCTGCAGGTTACCGGCGGCATAGCGCCCTATACGTATGCATGGTCCAATGGAAGCACAACACAGGATCTCACTCAGTTGTCTGCCGGAACTTATACGGTAACCGTTACAGACAACCTGGGCTGTACGGCTATTGACTCTGTTACTGTCGGCGCAGGCACGCCTGTAGTAGCAGATTTCACTTCCAGTGCATTCATTAAATTATGCAAAGGAGAATCGGCCACATTTACAAGTACAGGCACCGGAGCAGTGCAATACAACTGGACTTCAAATGGTACACTCTTTAACCAAAACGCTGTTGCCAACTATACATTCGCAGATACGGGTTTATATACCATTATGCTAGTGGCTGCCAACGTTACCTGTTCCGATTCCGCCAGCCAGACGTTTCTTGTCTCAGAGCCCGTTCTTTCTGCTTCCACGACAGACGAAACCTGTAACGGCACTTTGGACGGAGGAATTGATCTGACTGCCAGTTCCGGGATTTCCCCTTATACTTTTTCATGGTCAAATGGAAGCACATCCGAAGACCTTTCACAAATTGGCGCGGGCGACTATATAGTTACCGTAACAGACAGTCTGGGCTGTAGCAGGACAGATACATTTACCGTGGGGAGTGCCATTGGTGTCGTAGCACAATTTAATGCTTCGGGATCTGGATCGGTCTGCCCGGGCGATACGCTGGATTTTACGAATACGAGTACGGCAGGCACAACAGCTTTATGGTTGAGTGACGGGATACCTTTTTCAAGCACCACTGACGCCAGTTTTGTATTCCCGGACAGCGGCTCAACCACAATTTCCCTCATTGTAAACCTGCTGACATGTGCAGATACAGCGACCACCACATTTACCATCAATGAAGCACCCTCTGTAGTTGCCCAGCTTACGGGAGAAACCTGTCCTGAAAGTGAGGATGGGGCCATTGACCTGAATCTCACCGGAGGCGTAGGGCCATTTAGTTTTGAGTGGTCAACCGGAGACGTTACAGAAGATATTTCATCCCTTGGCGCGGGAGATTACGCCCTCCGGCTTTCTTTTGGTCCTTCATGCAAATGGACAGACACCTTTGAAATTGTAACACTGGGCGGGGTTTCGGCTGCATATAATTACCAGGTATTAACTACCGGTATTCAATTTACCGACATGTCGGATACGACCACAACTACCTGGGCGTGGGATTTTGGCGATGGTTTAGGAACAAGCAATGTACCAGATCCCTTTTATGAGTATGCACTGAAAGGCGATTATCAGGTATGTCTGACGGTTACAGACCGGTTTGGCTGTGCAGATACCCTCTGCGAGATCATTACTTACACAGCCGGAATTGACGGAAGAGAGCTACTCAATATCAAAGGATATCCCAACCCGGTACAGCGTGAATACTGGCTTGACCTGAGCAGTATTTCTGGCAAACCCGTTCAGATACGGCTATACGATCTGGCCGGTCGTCTGGTGATGAGCCGCGAAGAAACCGCAGGATACCTCACCAAACTTTATCTCGGCACCCTGAGTTCCGGCACTTACCAGCTGCTTTTGCTCACAGACCAGGGATACTTTGAAACAAGAATCAGCAAAGAGTAG